One Megamonas hypermegale genomic window carries:
- the ald gene encoding alanine dehydrogenase, producing MIISVIKEIKNNENRVGLTPAGSEALIRSGHTVLVEKSAGVGSGFTDEAYIATGAQIVEDKKELFDRADMIIKVKEPLPSEYDLFHEGQILYTYLHLAPEPELTDALLRHKVVGIAYETVRGRDGRSLPLLSPMSEIAGRMSIQLGAQFLESQYGGRGVLLGGVSGVCPGQVVIVGGGIVGTNAAKMAAGLGARVTIIDLSIDRLRYLDDIFHGRVVTEMSNSYNIAKWVARADLLISSVLIPGAKTPILVTEEMIKTMKPGSVVVDVAIDQGGAVETCDHCTTHDDPTFVKHGVIHYSVANIPGAVSRTSTLALTNATLPYALAIANKGYKQACLDDPGLMQGINTIDGKVTFKGVADGLNLPYHDIHEILK from the coding sequence ATGATTATTAGTGTTATCAAAGAAATTAAAAACAATGAAAATCGTGTTGGTTTAACACCTGCAGGTAGTGAAGCTTTAATTCGTTCTGGTCATACTGTATTGGTGGAAAAATCAGCAGGTGTAGGCAGTGGTTTTACGGACGAAGCTTATATTGCTACTGGCGCACAAATTGTTGAAGATAAAAAAGAACTCTTTGATAGAGCTGATATGATTATTAAAGTAAAAGAACCTTTACCATCCGAATATGATTTGTTCCATGAAGGTCAAATTCTTTATACTTATTTACATTTAGCTCCAGAACCTGAACTTACTGATGCACTTTTACGTCATAAAGTTGTTGGTATTGCTTACGAAACAGTTAGAGGTAGAGATGGTCGTTCTTTACCACTTCTTTCCCCAATGAGTGAAATCGCAGGTCGTATGTCAATCCAATTAGGTGCTCAATTCCTTGAAAGTCAATATGGTGGACGTGGCGTTTTACTTGGTGGCGTTAGTGGTGTTTGCCCAGGTCAAGTTGTTATTGTCGGCGGTGGTATTGTTGGTACTAATGCGGCTAAAATGGCAGCAGGTCTTGGTGCTCGTGTAACAATTATTGACCTTTCTATAGATAGACTTCGTTATCTTGATGATATTTTCCATGGTCGTGTAGTTACTGAAATGTCTAATAGCTATAATATTGCTAAATGGGTAGCTAGAGCAGATTTACTTATAAGTTCTGTACTCATTCCAGGTGCTAAAACTCCTATTTTGGTTACTGAAGAAATGATTAAGACAATGAAACCTGGTTCAGTTGTTGTCGATGTAGCTATTGACCAAGGTGGCGCTGTTGAAACTTGTGACCATTGTACAACTCATGATGACCCAACATTTGTAAAACATGGCGTAATTCATTATTCTGTAGCAAATATTCCGGGTGCGGTATCTAGAACTTCTACTTTAGCATTAACGAACGCTACTTTGCCTTATGCTTTAGCAATTGCTAATAAAGGATATAAACAAGCTTGTCTTGATGATCCTGGTTTAATGCAAGGTATTAATACAATAGACGGTAAAGTAACATTTAAAGGCGTAGCAGATGGTTTGAATTTACCATATCATGACATTCATGAAATTTTAAAATAA
- a CDS encoding amino acid permease, producing the protein MDLFRKKDIGALRSMAQKSGLTRNLSAFDLVFLGIGSVIGTGIFVLTGVGAALYAGPGISLSFVLASVACAFAGLAYAEYASMVPVAGSAYTYTYASLGEFVAFIVGWNLVLEYTVTCSTVASGWSGYVVGLLASGGIDLPIAFTKVPEEGGIINIPAIAITMFLCILLVRGTKETVMINRILVFVKLAVIAIFFVIAVPHVDPTNWDPFLPFGYQGIASGAAIVFFAYIGFDAVATSAEEAKNPSRDLPIGILGSLFVCAILYFFVALVLTGIVPYTDLNTPEPVAYALRAIGYPIGSAIVAVGAICGITTVLLVLLYGQARIFFALSRDGMIPAGICKIHKLYRTPYLVTIGGCILVAAIAGFAPIHLIAEMANIGTLSAFFLAGFGVLYLRITRPEIKRGFRCPAIYFVSPMAMLSCGYLMYNLPIHTWIRFVIWCVIGLIIYFGYSYKHSKIQSNEK; encoded by the coding sequence ATGGATTTATTCCGAAAGAAGGATATTGGCGCATTGCGTTCAATGGCGCAAAAATCAGGACTTACTAGGAATTTAAGTGCATTTGATTTGGTTTTCTTAGGAATTGGTAGTGTAATTGGCACAGGTATATTTGTATTAACAGGTGTTGGTGCAGCACTTTATGCAGGTCCTGGTATATCGTTATCCTTCGTGCTTGCTTCTGTAGCATGTGCATTTGCAGGTCTTGCATATGCAGAATATGCTTCAATGGTACCAGTTGCTGGTAGTGCCTATACGTATACGTATGCATCATTAGGTGAATTTGTAGCTTTCATCGTAGGTTGGAACTTAGTTTTGGAATATACAGTTACATGTAGTACAGTAGCTTCAGGTTGGTCGGGATATGTAGTTGGTTTACTTGCTTCAGGTGGTATAGATTTACCAATTGCTTTTACAAAAGTACCTGAAGAAGGCGGTATTATTAATATTCCAGCGATTGCAATTACAATGTTTTTGTGCATTTTATTAGTGCGTGGTACAAAAGAAACAGTAATGATTAATCGTATTTTAGTATTTGTAAAATTAGCGGTTATTGCTATTTTCTTTGTAATTGCAGTTCCTCATGTTGACCCTACTAACTGGGACCCATTCCTTCCATTTGGTTATCAAGGTATTGCCTCTGGTGCAGCTATTGTATTTTTTGCTTATATTGGATTTGATGCCGTGGCTACATCAGCAGAAGAAGCGAAAAATCCGTCACGCGATTTACCTATTGGTATTTTAGGTTCATTATTTGTCTGTGCAATTTTATATTTCTTTGTAGCGTTAGTTTTAACAGGTATTGTTCCATATACAGACTTAAATACACCTGAACCAGTAGCATATGCACTTCGTGCAATCGGTTATCCAATTGGTTCTGCCATTGTAGCGGTTGGTGCAATTTGCGGTATAACAACGGTATTGTTAGTTCTTTTATATGGACAAGCTCGTATCTTCTTTGCGTTATCTCGTGATGGTATGATTCCAGCTGGTATCTGTAAAATTCATAAATTATATCGTACTCCTTATTTAGTAACTATCGGTGGTTGTATATTAGTTGCAGCAATAGCAGGTTTTGCACCTATTCATTTAATTGCTGAAATGGCTAATATCGGTACATTATCTGCCTTTTTCTTAGCAGGTTTTGGTGTTTTATATTTAAGAATAACTCGTCCAGAAATAAAACGTGGCTTTAGATGCCCTGCGATTTATTTTGTAAGTCCAATGGCAATGCTTTCATGTGGCTATTTGATGTATAACTTACCAATTCACACTTGGATTCGTTTTGTAATATGGTGTGTTATTGGTTTAATTATATATTTTGGTTATAGTTATAAACACTCTAAAATTCAGTCAAATGAAAAATAA
- the tnpA gene encoding IS200/IS605 family transposase, which produces MNDIKSLSHSKWRCKYHIVFAPKYRRQVIYKKIRVDIGKILRQLCKRKKVEIIEAECCPNHIHMLVAIPPHLSVAGFMGYLKSKSSLMIFDRHANLKYKYGNRHFWCRGYYVDTVGKYENAIKEYIKNQLEEDIMIDQISLKEYIDPFTGSKGQ; this is translated from the coding sequence ATGAATGATATAAAAAGTTTATCACATAGTAAGTGGAGATGTAAATATCATATTGTTTTTGCACCAAAATACCGTAGACAAGTTATTTATAAAAAAATAAGAGTAGATATAGGAAAGATATTAAGACAGTTATGCAAAAGAAAAAAAGTAGAAATAATAGAAGCAGAATGTTGCCCAAATCATATCCATATGTTAGTGGCAATACCACCGCATTTGAGTGTAGCAGGATTTATGGGGTATTTGAAAAGTAAGAGTAGTTTGATGATATTTGATAGACATGCAAATTTAAAATATAAGTATGGAAATAGACATTTTTGGTGCAGAGGATATTATGTAGATACAGTAGGAAAATATGAAAATGCGATAAAAGAATATATAAAAAACCAATTAGAAGAAGACATAATGATAGATCAAATAAGTTTAAAAGAATATATAGACCCGTTTACAGGTAGCAAGGGACAATAA